A section of the Festucalex cinctus isolate MCC-2025b chromosome 9, RoL_Fcin_1.0, whole genome shotgun sequence genome encodes:
- the nudcd2 gene encoding nudC domain-containing protein 2 has product MSVHFDERSGLVPCHTSWGSWSQTMEEVFIEVNVPPGTSAKEIKCHLGTRDVELNVKGTEIIKGRLFGATVSDEATWTLEDKCLIRIVLMKTNREAGNCWSSLLEGEYCANAWVQDQMQRKLTLERFQRENPGFDFSGAEISGNFAGGGPDFTSLQK; this is encoded by the exons ATGTCGGTGCACTTCGACGAGAGGAGCGGGCTGGTTCCCTGCCACACAAGCTGGGGCTCGTGGAGCCAAACCATGGAGGAGGTTTTCATCGAAGTCAACGTGCCCCCCGGGACGTCGGCGAAAGAAATCAAGTGTCATTTGGGAACCAGAGACGTCGAGCTGAACGTCAAAGGGACAGAAATAATCAAG GGCAGGTTGTTCGGCGCAACTGTGTCTGATGAGGCTACATGGACATTAG AGGACAAATGTCTCATTCGAATTGTGCTGATGAAGACAAATCGAGAGGCGGGGAACTGCTGGTCCTCCTTGTTAGAGGGAGAATATTGCGCCAATGCTTGGGTCCAGGACCAGATGCAGAGAAAGCTCACACTAGAGAGGTTCCAGCGAGAA AATCCTGGATTTGACTTCAGTGGTGCAGAGATTTCAGGAAACTTTGCTGGTGGTGGTCCGGACTTTACCAGTTTACAAAAGTGA
- the ccng1 gene encoding cyclin-G1: MIDTVTGPGALPFAVQLKTLTDLEVRYQPKLSGLRIIESAPDNGLRMTSRLRELEVKDLLTLSRFFGFSSETFSLAISLLDRFLSVMKIQPKHLSCVGLCCFYIAVKSSEESKNIPLANDLIRISQNRFTVSDMMRMEKIIMEKLNWKVKAPTALRFLRLFHSYIQEQLGADSEKMLSLERLEAQLKACHCSFAFSKMKPSLLAMALLCLEMEDQHDPEERDQLSEALENLQKLLTIREGELVCLRELVVKCLAEYATTKCSRPNSQRLRWTISGRTARQLKHSYYKITHLPTIPESAG; the protein is encoded by the exons ATGATCGACACAGTGACAGGACCCGGCGCGTTGCCTTTTGCAGTCCAGCTGAAGACCTTAACAGACCTGGAGGTCCGCTACCAGCCAAAGCTCAGCGGCTTGAGGATCATCGAGAGCGCTCCGGACAACGGGCTGAGGATGACGAGCAGACTGAGGGAGCTGGAGGTGAAGGACCTGCTCACTCTCAGCAGGTTCTTCGGCTTCAGCTCGGAGACGTTCTCCCTGGCCATCAGCCTGCTCGACCGCTTCCTCTCCGTCATGAAG ATTCAACCAAAGCACCTGTCCTGCGTGGGTCTCTGCTGCTTCTACATTGCTGTGAAGTCCTCGGAAGAGAGTAAGAACATCCCCCTTGCCAACGACCTGATCCGCATCAGTCAGAACCGGTTCACGGTGTCTGACATGATGCGGATGGAGAAGATCATTATGGAGAAACTCAACTGGAAGGTGAAGGCCCCCACTGCCCTCCGCTTCCTCCGCCTTTTTCACAGCTACATCCAGGAGCAGCTTGGTGCAGATAG tGAGAAGATGCTGAGCCTTGAGAGACTGGAGGCTCAGTTGAAAGCTTGCCACTGCTCCTTTGCATTCTCCAAAATGAAG CCATCTCTGCTTGCCATGGCTCTCCTGTGTCTTGAGATGGAGGACCAACATGACCCAGAGGAAAGGGACCAACTCTCTGAGGCTCTGGAAAATCTGCAGAAGCTACTAACG ATCAGAGAGGGTGAGCTTGTGTGTCTGCGCGAGTTGGTGGTCAAATGCCTGGCTGAATACGCCACCACCAAGTGCTCCAGGCCTAACAGCCAGAGACTTCGCTGGACCATTTCGGGAAGAACCGCTCGCCAGCTCAAGCACAGCTACTACAAGATCACCCACCTTCCCACCATACCCGAGTCGGCTGGTTAA
- the LOC144025708 gene encoding septin-8-A-like isoform X1 translates to MRRETLVTMAASEVDVFANEDKRTLELGGHVGFDSLPDQLVSKSVAQGFSFNILCIGETGIGKSTLMNTLFNTRFENEEASHYEKDVLLRPHTYDLQESNVNLKLTIVHTVGFGDQINKEESYKPIVEYIDTQFETYLEEELKIKRSLCNFHDTRIHICLYFIAPNGHSLKSLDLVTMKKLDSKVNVIPVIAKADTVSRSELDKLKIKIMSELVSNGVQIYQFPTEDEAVAEINSSMNTHLPFAVVGSVEDVKVGNKMVKARLYPWGSVQVENENHCDFVKLREMLLRVNMEDLREQTHTRHYELYRRCKLEEMGFKDADPNSQSFSLQETYEAKRKEFIRELQHQEEVMRQMFVNKVKETEAELKEKEKELHERFEQLKRLHQEEKKNLEEKRRELEEEMNAFNRRRVAAETLMGQALQGASQPLKKDKDKKNFFSLPSACSLTSSRNLN, encoded by the exons AATGAAGACAAACGTACCTTGGAGCTCGGGGGCCACGTGGGCTTCGACAGTCTTCCAGATCAGTTGGTCAGCAAATCAGTCGCACAAGGCTTCAGCTTCAACATCCTCTGCATAG GGGAGACAGGCATCGGCAAATCCACCTTAATGAACACCCTTTTCAATACAAGGTTTGAAAATGAAGAGGCCAGCCACTATGAGAAAGACGTGCTTCTGCGACCGCACACGTACGACCTGCAGGAGAGCAACGTCAACCTCAAGCTGACCATCGTGCACACTGTCGGCTTCGGGGACCAGATCAACAAAGAAGAAAG CTATAAACCCATCGTCGAGTATATTGACACTCAGTTTGAAACGTACCTCGAAGAGgagctaaaaataaaacgctccCTGTGCAATTTCCATGACACGAGAATCCACATCTGCCTCTATTTCATCGCTCCCAACGGCCACTCCCTCAAGTCTCTGGATCTCGTCACCATGAAGAAGCTCGACAGCAAG GTGAACGTCATCCCTGTCATCGCAAAGGCAGACACGGTGTCCAGGAGTGAACTGGACAAGTTAAAGATCAAGATTATGAGCGAACTGGTCAGCAACGGAGTGCAGATTTACCAGTTTCCCACTGAGGATGAGGCTGTGGCCGAGATCAACTCCTCCATGAAT ACTCACCTGCCGTTTGCTGTCGTTGGCAGTGTGGAAGACGTCAAAGTAGGCAATAAAATGGTCAAAGCAAGACTGTACCCTTGGGGATCAGTACAGG TGGAGAATGAGAACCATTGTGATTTTGTGAAACTGAGGGAGATGCTTCTGCGTGTGAACATGGAGGATCTTCGTGAGCAAACGCACACTCGTCACTATGAGCTCTACCGCCGCTGCAAGTTGGAGGAGATGGGCTTCAAGGACGCAGACCCCAACAGCCAGTCGTTCAG CCTGCAGGAGACATATGAAGCCAAGAGGAAGGAGTTCATTCGAGAACTGCAACACCAGGAGGAAGTCATGAGGCAGATGTTTGTCAACAAAGTTAAGGAGACCGAAGCAGAGctgaaagaaaaggaaaaagag CTCCACGAGAGGTTCGAGCAGCTCAAACGGCTGCACcaggaagaaaagaagaactTGGAGGAGAAACGACGGGAGCTGGAGGAGGAGATGAACGCTTTCAACAGGAGGAGGGTTGCTGCAGAGACACTGATGGGCCAGGCTCTCCAAGGTGCTTCTCAACCTCTCAAGAAGGACAAGGACAAGAAAAA CTTCTTTAGTCTTCCCTCTGCGTGTTCCTTAACCTCGTCCAGGAATTTGAATTAG
- the LOC144025708 gene encoding septin-8-A-like isoform X2 — MRRETLVTMAASEVDVFANEDKRTLELGGHVGFDSLPDQLVSKSVAQGFSFNILCIGETGIGKSTLMNTLFNTRFENEEASHYEKDVLLRPHTYDLQESNVNLKLTIVHTVGFGDQINKEESYKPIVEYIDTQFETYLEEELKIKRSLCNFHDTRIHICLYFIAPNGHSLKSLDLVTMKKLDSKVNVIPVIAKADTVSRSELDKLKIKIMSELVSNGVQIYQFPTEDEAVAEINSSMNTHLPFAVVGSVEDVKVGNKMVKARLYPWGSVQVENENHCDFVKLREMLLRVNMEDLREQTHTRHYELYRRCKLEEMGFKDADPNSQSFSLQETYEAKRKEFIRELQHQEEVMRQMFVNKVKETEAELKEKEKELHERFEQLKRLHQEEKKNLEEKRRELEEEMNAFNRRRVAAETLMGQALQGASQPLKKDKDKKN; from the exons AATGAAGACAAACGTACCTTGGAGCTCGGGGGCCACGTGGGCTTCGACAGTCTTCCAGATCAGTTGGTCAGCAAATCAGTCGCACAAGGCTTCAGCTTCAACATCCTCTGCATAG GGGAGACAGGCATCGGCAAATCCACCTTAATGAACACCCTTTTCAATACAAGGTTTGAAAATGAAGAGGCCAGCCACTATGAGAAAGACGTGCTTCTGCGACCGCACACGTACGACCTGCAGGAGAGCAACGTCAACCTCAAGCTGACCATCGTGCACACTGTCGGCTTCGGGGACCAGATCAACAAAGAAGAAAG CTATAAACCCATCGTCGAGTATATTGACACTCAGTTTGAAACGTACCTCGAAGAGgagctaaaaataaaacgctccCTGTGCAATTTCCATGACACGAGAATCCACATCTGCCTCTATTTCATCGCTCCCAACGGCCACTCCCTCAAGTCTCTGGATCTCGTCACCATGAAGAAGCTCGACAGCAAG GTGAACGTCATCCCTGTCATCGCAAAGGCAGACACGGTGTCCAGGAGTGAACTGGACAAGTTAAAGATCAAGATTATGAGCGAACTGGTCAGCAACGGAGTGCAGATTTACCAGTTTCCCACTGAGGATGAGGCTGTGGCCGAGATCAACTCCTCCATGAAT ACTCACCTGCCGTTTGCTGTCGTTGGCAGTGTGGAAGACGTCAAAGTAGGCAATAAAATGGTCAAAGCAAGACTGTACCCTTGGGGATCAGTACAGG TGGAGAATGAGAACCATTGTGATTTTGTGAAACTGAGGGAGATGCTTCTGCGTGTGAACATGGAGGATCTTCGTGAGCAAACGCACACTCGTCACTATGAGCTCTACCGCCGCTGCAAGTTGGAGGAGATGGGCTTCAAGGACGCAGACCCCAACAGCCAGTCGTTCAG CCTGCAGGAGACATATGAAGCCAAGAGGAAGGAGTTCATTCGAGAACTGCAACACCAGGAGGAAGTCATGAGGCAGATGTTTGTCAACAAAGTTAAGGAGACCGAAGCAGAGctgaaagaaaaggaaaaagag CTCCACGAGAGGTTCGAGCAGCTCAAACGGCTGCACcaggaagaaaagaagaactTGGAGGAGAAACGACGGGAGCTGGAGGAGGAGATGAACGCTTTCAACAGGAGGAGGGTTGCTGCAGAGACACTGATGGGCCAGGCTCTCCAAGGTGCTTCTCAACCTCTCAAGAAGGACAAGGACAAGAAAAA TTGA